A window of Babesia microti strain RI chromosome III, complete genome contains these coding sequences:
- a CDS encoding ribose-phosphate pyrophosphokinase (overlaps_old_locusTagID:BBM_III00640): MMECSCDHIKSDGKMLLLSGTSNVMLSEAIAQHFSLKLGEITIKTFNDGELNIEIAEDIIGRNVFIIQSTNTPVNDNIMQLLLLISTCKAYGANSITAIIPYFGYSRQDRKMFTVSPVSASTVSNLIKSAGVNTVVTVDIHDLHIISFFAPEVFAINIDTQDFVSKEFLSLGLDNPVIVSPDAGGICRARAFADSLNKHGLPCSDMAIIIKYRTIANHVSDMTLVGDVKGRHVLIIDDIIDTAGTLVMAAQKLKDQGATKIICFATHGVFSSPVIERIASSPLDAIYITDTIYNHVECEKIKTISIVPLIAQTIATILN; encoded by the coding sequence ATGATGGAATGTAGTTGTGATCATATTAAATCTGATGGGAAAATGTTATTACTAAGTGGTACATCGAACGTCATGCTCAGTGAGGCAATTGCTCAACATTTTTCACTCAAACTTGGTGAAATTACTATTAAAACGTTCAATGACGGTgaattaaatattgaaattgcTGAGGATATCATTGGTCGTAACGTGTTTATCATACAATCGACCAACACTCCAGtgaatgataatattatgcAACTATTGTTACTAATATCAACCTGTAAGGCATACGGGGCAAATAGTATTACTGCAATTATTCCATACTTTGGTTACTCTAGGCAGGATAGGAAGATGTTCACTGTATCACCTGTATCAGCTTCTAcagtatcaaatttaataaaatcagCAGGAGTAAACACTGTAGTGACAGTTGACATTCATGATTTgcatataatttcattttttgcTCCAGAAGTCTTTGCAATTAACATTGACACTCAAGATTTTGTATCCAAAGAATTTTTGAGTTTGGGATTGGATAATCCAGTAATTGTAAGCCCCGATGCGGGGGGGATTTGTCGTGCTAGAGCCTTTGCAGATTCCCTAAATAAGCACGGATTGCCATGTAGTGACATggcaataattattaagtATAGAACGATTGCAAATCACGTCAGTGATATGACTTTGGTGGGCGATGTAAAAGGTAGACACgttttaattattgatgACATAATTGATACTGCCGGGACTCTTGTCATGGCTGCACAAAAACTGAAAGATCAGGGTGCCACTAAAATAATCTGTTTCGCAACACATGGCGTATTTTCTTCCCCTGTTATTGAGCGAATTGCATCTTCGCCATTAGATGCTATATACATCACTGATACCATTTATAACCATGTTGAATGCGAAAAGATAAAGACGATTTCAATTGTACCACTAATCGCCCAAACAATTGCCACAATTCTTAACTAG
- a CDS encoding Glutamine synthetase (overlaps_old_locusTagID:BBM_III00630;~overlaps_old_locusTagID:BBM_III00635): MDKGNMSSIMNFENHKEMAKSIIDLSIDFLDCCFTDATGRMGHIMVSSSNLSEENLKWGIPFDGSSIPMFCNVISSDMLALPDYTTCWIDEFYMHKVMHVTCDVIHPCGKESLFCPRTICKNVEKYLASTGISDTVNIGLEAEFFIFNNVTYKCTPYDSHLLIEASSENYGHCNPAVTKLSSSTFMGSHDTRYPNNLGVGYGQSLPLDCHADIRNEISTQLRKVGIIPESNHCEVAQFQHEISYKFQKMVKTADNFITLKYITKNVSKKYGLTATFMPKPIQNQNGSGMHCNISLWKNGNNLFYGGVKNGTTLISELAKNFIGGVLRHAKSIVAFTNPSVNSYRRLIHGFEAPTYLVYSTGNRSAAIRVPTIPDKNFNSTRIEIRFPDASGSIHLAVAAIVLAGIDGITNKIDPGDEFTSDIESLGDNSQNKIEKLPCSLMESLYELERDQEYLLKGDCFTAQFISKYIAIKKKEVLECAAIASVKEFQLYYNS, from the exons atggACAAGGGCAACATGTCTAGTATTATGAATTTTGAGAACCACAAAGAGATGGCTAAATCTATAATAGACCTATCGATCGATTTTCTAGACTGTTGTTTCACCGATGCTACCGGTCGTATGGGCCACATAATGGTATCATCGTCCAAT ttaTCCGAAGAAAATCTTAAATGGGGTATCCCTTTTGATGGATCTTCGATTCCCATGTTTTGCAATGTTATATCTTCTGACATGCTGGCCCTTCCAGACTACACTACTTGTTGGATTGATGAATTCTATATGCATAAGGTTATGCATGTAACCTGTGACGTAATTCATCCTTGTGGAAAGGAATCATTGTTTTGCCCCCGGACtatatgtaaaaatgtGGAGAAATATCTTGCATCTACTGGGATATCAGACACTGTTAACATTGGCCTAGAAGCTGAATTCTTTATATTCAACAACGTAACTTACAAATGTACTCCCTATGACTCTCACTTACTCATAGAAGCTTCTTCTGAAAATTATGGGCATTGTAACCCTGCagttacaaaattatcatcgAGCACATTCATGGGAAGTCATGACACTAGATACCCTAATAATTTGGGCGTGGGCTATGGTCAATCCCTGCCCCTTGATTGCCATGCAGATATAAGGAATGAAATATCAACACAGCTTAGAAAGGTGGGTATAATTCCCGAGTCTAATCACTGCGAGGTGGCCCAATTTCAGCATGAGATATCTTACAAGTTTCAAAAAATGGTCAAAACAGcagataattttatcacaCTTAAGTATATCACAAAGAATGTTTCAAAGAAGTATGGTTTAACGGCCACATTCATGCCGAAGCCAATTCAAAATCAAAATGGCAGCGGTATGCATTGTAACATATCTCTATGGAAGAACGGAAACAATCTCTTCTATGGTGGCGTGAAAAATGGAACCACTCTTATTTCAGAGCTAGCCAAGAATTTCATTGGTGGAGTGCTGAGACATGCAAAGTCAATTGTAGCCTTCACTAACCCTTCGGTAAACTCTTACCGTCGTTTAATACATGGTTTTGAGGCACCGACTTACCTGGTTTACAGTACAGGTAACAGATCAGCCGCCATTAGGGTGCCAACTATACCCGATAAGAATTTCAATTCGACTCGAATTGAGATTCGATTTCCAGACGCTTCCGGATCTATCCACTTGGCCGTGGCTGCTATAGTTCTAGCTGGAATTGATGGAATAACGAACAAGATTGATCCGGGAGACGAATTTACAAGTGATATCGAATCGCTAGGTGATAATAGCcaaaacaaaattgaaaaattgccTTGCAGCCTCATGGAATCACTCTATGAATTGGAGAGGGATCAGGAATATTTACTTAAAGGAGATTGTTTCACGGCCCAATTTATTTCAAAGTATATCGCCATTAAGAAGAAGGAAGTTTTGGAATGTGCAGCTATTGCATCTGTTAAGGAGTTCCAGCTTTACTATAATTCTTAa
- a CDS encoding nuclear cap-binding protein subunit 2 (overlaps_old_locusTagID:BBM_III00605), which yields MADLYEIIENKRKYWDKKSCSSPAEWFDKLDRTCTVYVGNLTFTTPEERIHQVFRMVGQIDHVTMGLNSVTLSPCGFAFVTYKDSEHAKQSVHALNGCYIDGRVIRVDLDAGNGVDDNRKLARGLDGNQWRDAFRDDFDIARGGSGLGISPESLNNYNRNFKKQRR from the exons ATGGCAGATTTGTATGAGATAATTGAAAACAAGCGGAAGTATTGGGACAAAAAGTCTTGCTCTTCCCCCGCTGAATGGTTCGATAAACTCGACCGCACTTGCACAGTTTATGTAGGTAACCTAACTTTTACCACCCCTGAAGAAAGAATTCACcag GTTTTTAGAATGGTTGGCCAAATTGATCACGTGACTATGGGCCTAAACAGCGTAACACTCAGTCCTTGCGGCTTTGCTTTTGTCACGTACAAAGATTCCGAACATGCAAAACAATCCGTCCATGCATTGAATGGCTGTTATATCGATGGAAGGGTCATCAGAGTTGATCTAGACGCAGGGAATGGCGTTGATGATAATAGGAAACTAGCACGCGGCCTCGATGGCAATCAATGGCGGGATGCCTTTAGGGATGACTTTGATATCGCAAGGGGGGGAAGTGGCCTGGGAATTAGTCCAGAATCTCTGAATAATTATAACcgcaattttaaaaaacaGAGACGTTAG
- a CDS encoding adenylate kinase (overlaps_old_locusTagID:BBM_III00610) yields MSQLSKIGLILIGPPGIGKGTFGIALSKVLGFPHLSSSQLLTNFNNMTNDIRDTIKSGALVDDKTVNTLFESALVDDQYKNGVILDGYPRTIDQANFMHHKFEKIICIHLLLDESILLQRLTGRLVCQDCKKCYNSCDIHNEKYKMSRLMPTEEDLQKCKGCNNLKTRPDDKPDVVKNRVDVYMKSTAPLIKFYSDKGLIEDFEIREGLGDLPRLVERIKSLI; encoded by the exons ATGAGTCAACTTTCTAAAATTGGTCTAATTTTGATTGGGCCACCAGGAATTGGCAAGGGCACTTTTGGTATCGCACTAAGCAAGGTTTTGGGATTTCCTCACCTCTCCTcta GCCAATTACTAACcaattttaacaatatgaCCAATGATATAAGGGATACCATCAAAAGCGGAGCTCTTGTCGATGACAAGACGGTCAATACCTTGTTTGAATCCGCATTAGTTGATGATCAGTATAAGAATGGCGTGATTCTTGATGGGTACCCCAGGACAATTGACCAGGCCAATTTCATGCAtcataaatttgaaaaaataatctGCATCCACTTACTGCTGGATGAATCAATACTGTTACAGCGCCTAACAGGAAGATTA GTTTGCCAGGATTGTAAGAAGTGTTACAATTCCTGTGATATACACAATGAAAAGTATAAAATGTCACGTTTAATGCCAACCGAAGAGGATTTACAAAAGTGTAAGGGTTGTAACAATCTAAAAACACGCCCTGATGATAAACCTGATGTTGTTAAGAATAGAGTGGATGTATACATGAAGAGTACTGCACCACTAATCAAGTTTTACTCAGATAAA GGTTTGATTGAGGATTTTGAAATAAGAGAGGGATTGGGCGATCTACCTAGGCTGGTTGAACGTATTAAATCCCTGATCTAA
- a CDS encoding large subunit ribosomal protein L35e (overlaps_old_locusTagID:BBM_III00615), producing MAKIKASLMRKKTDKELLKELDDLKKEYAALRVSKATGTGAAKLSKITIIKKSIAKVLTVYNQRKKEEAIKKFKKTSKMPMNLRPKLTRAKRRALTPKQMSLKAVKVAKREMNILKRRFYVLD from the exons ATG GCTAAGATAAAGGCTAGTTTGATGCGGAAGAAGACTGACAAAGAACTCCTAAAGGAGCTCGACGATCTCAAGAAGGAATATGCCGCCCTCCGTGTATCAAAGGCTACTGGAACTGGCGCCGCAAAATTAAGCAAAATTACAATCATCAAAAAAA GCATTGCTAAGGTTCTGACAGTTTACAATCAAAGGAAGAAGGAGGAGGCTATTAAGAAGTTCAAAAAGACTTCCAAAATGCCCATGAACCTCAGACCGAAACTGACTCGTGCCAAACGCCGTGCTTTGACTCCAAAGCAGATGAGTTTGAAAGCAGTCAAGGTTGCTAAAAGGGAAATGAACATTCTCAAAAGAAGATTTTATGTGTTAGATTGA
- a CDS encoding conserved Plasmodium protein, unknown function (overlaps_old_locusTagID:BBM_III00600) yields MFMSGSLFRNVHFLSLRHSILDKWSPHSALTALRNFSTGNNGFDCWKDYSTGKSSIVFDNRRNYQYNPHDHLTIGNTSYGTQLTRDAKFRYSLGLSPFFTLYSNPLDMVKFTAKYLLSFRFLFIYMARTTFQAVRPLLAFCVFGEIMKLILATMNGGIFAFLFSFVLAFEVLYFFLQCFISYTFLTMFYTLMF; encoded by the exons ATGTTTATGTCTGGATCTTTATTCAG AAATGTCCATTTTTTAAGCTTACGACATTCAATATTGGATAAATGGTCACCACATTCAGCACTCACC GCATTAAGAAATTTCAGTACAGGGAACAATGGATTTGACTGTTGGAAAGATTACTCAACGGGTAAAAGCTCGATCGTTTTTGACAACCGGAGAAACTACCAGTACAATCCACATGatcatttgacaattgGAAACACATCATATGGCACTCAGCTGACTAGGGATGctaaatttagatattcaCTTGGACTTAGCCCATTCTTCACCTTGTATTCTAACCCATTGGATatggtaaaatttacaGCCAAATATTTGTTGAGCTTTCGCTTCCTCTTCATTTATATGGCCCGTACCACTTTCCAGGCCGTACGGCCACTGCTGGCATTTTGTGTCTTTGGCGAAATCATGAAGTTGATACTAGCAACTATGAACGGAGGGATATTCGCCTTTTTGTTTTCATTTGTCTTGGCCTTCGAAGTGCTATACTTCTTCCTTCAATGTTTCATCTCTTACACATTCTTAACCATGTTTTACACGCTCATGTTCTAG
- a CDS encoding hypothetical protein (overlaps_old_locusTagID:BBM_III00620) yields the protein MDNFSIKNIVDKEYISELNRIYFSHDTHECARIPCKNVIIAYITGSFVHYPRDALQHLLEFHLGWCVKRTLHGCNVCIVGSTIRPEICNRIMAYNIKIYTELQTLSLLSTSCKFVAGGKFLKYINHNTKSSSPLQTDSFVTQKPVYCKLWHKIFTPINLCDIAGHQDELIEFYKFVKRKELHEPVLIIYPSGTGVYRAIELCLLALNYELVFMDTLKSKSGFKKRRNSKFIQIPAYKLERLTTTQLQILSKLHEFSVIFIKSKYESLTVRDSGIDTVTVEIQLPMGIDKVRCKKFIFYPPPDQALIYRIQDILAQLNHYICTEDIRLLLEYCKSEGVSDIESALSRLMFILAGPPKSNENNYKGGTNWYINNHLGNAILSSDEEFEAPLSIDSINDKFEIIWDKLYNSEHNIIDISNRLTKIMWFYSVFTQTVACGQDVPVDHLKVILDCTTTATRNSTTHQTYNFFL from the exons AtggataatttttcaataaagAACATAGTTGATAAGGAATATATATCAGAGTTAAATAGGATCTACTTCTCACACGACACACACGAATGTGCAAGGATTCCATGCAAAAACGTTATTATTGCTTATATTACTGGTAGTTTTGTTCACTATCCAAGAGATGCCTTACAACATCTACTTGAATTTCATTTAG GCTGGTGTGTTAAACGTACTTTGCACGGCTGCAACGTATGTATCGTTGGATCCACAATACGCCCTGAAATTTGTAACAGAATAATGGCttataatatcaaaatttataccGAATTACAGACTCTGTCACTACTATCCACCTCCTGTAAATTTGTCGCTGGTGGTAAATTCctaaaatacataaatcaTAATACTAAATCTTCAAGTCCCTTGCAAACTGATTCATTTGTAACACAAAAGCCTGTATATTGCAAACTATGGCATAAAATATTCACTCCAATTAACTTATGTGACATAGCGGGACATCAAGACGAATTAATAGAgttttacaaatttgtaaagCGAAAAGAGTTGCATGAACCTGTGCTAATCATTTACCCTTCAGGCACTGGCGTATACAGGGCCATAGAACTCTGTTTACTAGCACTGAATTATGAATTGGTATTTATGGATACTCTAAAATCTAAATCTGGATTCAAGAAACGTCGAAACtccaaatttatccaaataCCAGCTTATAAACTGGAAAGGTTAACAACCACtcaattacaaatattatctaaGTTACATGAGTTTtctgttatatttataaaaagCAAATATGAATCATTGACAGTTAGAGATTCTGGGATTGACACTGTAACCGTCGAAATACAACTGCCAATGGGAATTGACAAAGTACGTTGCAAAAAGTTCATCTTTTACCCTCCGCCAGACCAGGCACTCATATACCGTATACAGGACATATTAGCAcaattaaatcattatatttgcACTGAAGATATACGGCTGCTGCTTGAATACTGCAAAAGTGAAGGGGTTAGTGACATAGAATCAGCACTATCTCGGttaatgtttatattgGCAGGTCCACCAAAATCAAAcgaaaataattataaaggTGGTACTAATTGGTATATCAATAACCATTTGGGCAACGCAATACTCTCAAGCGACGAAGAATTTGAGGCTCCGTTGTCAATAGATTCAataaatgacaaatttgaaattatatggGACAAGTTGTACAATAGTGAACACAACATCATAGATATTAGTAATAGATTGACCAAAATTATGTGGTTTTACAGCGTCTTTACACAAACTGTGGCCTGTGGGCAAGATGTACCCGTGGATCACCTTAAGGTGATATTGGATTGCACTACAACCGCAACACGTAACAGCACAACCCATCAAAcctataatttttttctaTAA
- a CDS encoding phosphoglycerate kinase (overlaps_old_locusTagID:BBM_III00625), whose amino-acid sequence MLLENKLSLEDIVDKLPGKRIVMRVDYNVPIANGEVSDSTRIVATIPTLKFLIEHQVKSIILLSHCGRPNGKVDPKYTLAPVAPVLSELIKMPVKFINNCVGDTVLQQLNDGFIFLLENVRFHAEEEAKSGYEEFRKQLTLLGDIYVNDAFGSSHRPHSSVVGIDLPLKVAGLLVKRELKYFGTVLESPNRPFLSILGGAKVKDKVKLIMNLLDKVNEIIIGGGMAYTFLKVKENMSIGSSIFDPEGVQIVPKILEKATEKGVKIHLPVDFVINNGFKNEGPIKIVGKEEGIPDGWEGLDCGPESSKQFHNVIINAKTIVWNGPLGVFEMSNFAKGSLSCLDSCVEAKNNGAVTIVGGGDTAALVESVNKGSLFSHVSTGGGASLELLEGKVLPGIASLSDSC is encoded by the exons ATGTTGCtagaaaataaattaagtCTTGAGGACATTGTGGATAAA CTCCCAGGTAAACGCATTGTCATGCGCGTTGATTATAACGTACCAATTGCAAATGGAGAGGTTTCCGATTCTACTAGAATTGTAGCAACTATTCCAACTCTCAAATTCCTAATTGAACACCAAGTCAAGTCTATCATTTTGCTCTCCCACTGCGGCAGGCCCAATGGCAAAGTTGACCCAAAGTATACATTGGCACCAGTAGCCCCAGTACTTAGCGAGTTAATTAAAATGCctgtaaaatttatcaacaacTGTGTTGGTGATACTGTACTGCAGCAATTGAACGAtggatttatatttttattggaAAACGTGAGATTCCACGCAGAAGAAGAGGCCAAATCTGGATACGAAGAATTCAGAAAACAATTGACTTTGCTAGGTGACATTTATGTAAACGATGCTTTTGGCTCGTCTCACCGTCCTCACTCATCAGTTGTAGGTATTGACCTTCCCTTAAAGGTAGCTGGGCTTTTGGTTAAGAGGGaactaaaatattttggaaCTGTGCTGGAATCCCCAAACCGCCCATTTCTATCCATTCTTGGGGGTGCAAAGGTAAAGGATAAGGTCAAATTGATCATGAATTTACTGGATAAGGTCAATGAGATCATCATTGGAGGTGGGATGGCTTACACCTTCCTCAAAGTTAAAGAGAATATGAGCATTGGAAGTTCAATTTTCGACCCAGAAGGGGTTCAAATTGTACCAaaaattttagaaaaaGCTACTGAAAAGGGCGTTAAAATTCACTTGCCCGTAGACTTCGTCATTAATAATGGCTTCAAAAATGAAGGTCCCATCAAGATCGTGGGCAAGGAAGAAGGTATCCCAGATGGCTGGGAAGGACTTGATTGTGGTCCCGAAAGTTCCAAGCAGTTCCACAACGTGATAATTAATGCCAAGACTATTGTGTGGAATGGTCCATTGGGCGTGTTCGAAATGTCTAATTTTGCAAAGGGATCACTCAGCTGTCTGGATTCATGTGTGGAAGCTAAGAATAACGGTGCGGTAACTATAGTGGGTGGAGGAGATACAGCAGCGCTTGTTGAAAGTGTAAATAAGGGCAGCCTATTCAGTCACGTATCAACGGGCGGTGGCGCTTCATTGGAGCTTTTGGAGGGTAAAGTACTACCTGGAATAGCTTCTTTGAGCGATTCTTGCTAA